A region of the Callithrix jacchus isolate 240 chromosome 10, calJac240_pri, whole genome shotgun sequence genome:
GTGGGATGTAATTGACATGTGCAGGGACTTAGCATGGACTCCAGGTCAGGTCATGCTGTTCTCAGCAGGCACCCCTTCAACAGCCTGTGACATCCTTGGCTCTCTCCATGCTATTGGCCCTGGGCAGTGTAGGGGTGGGTGGAGAGAGTTGGGCTTTTCTTGGGGGCCTTCAGAGCAGCCTGACCCACACTGAGAACTCAAGCAGGATGTGATGTATCTTTTAACCTAGAATGACTGCCCAGCTGACCTGCAGCAGCACCTTCCGGCATCAGGGCTAGCCTGATTATAAGCAACAAACATTACTTGCTGCCAAATGAGACATACCCAGAGGGCCTGTGTTCCTCTCAcactcctccctgtgtcctcagcTTCCAGAGCTGACAGCCAGGAACCAGGCATGGACTCTTGATCTGCATCCCATTGGTCCACATGCCTTGTCGGGAATAGCCTGGGCTTCCAGAAGCAACTGCGTGGAGTGGGAGGAACACAGTTTCTGAGCCAGACAGAGCTTGATTGGAATCCCAGCTGCACTATTGGCTTTCTAACCACCTGGGGCCTGCTCTAAGCCTCTATTCCCttttctgcaaaatggggatgaaGGCTGCTGTGAGGCTTGCGTGTTGTGGAGGGTTTCAATGCAGTCGCCTGACAGGTACTGAGCATTCAGGAAGTGGTAGGTAGCTGCTGTTCGTATTTGTCGGGTGGTTGGGAGGCACTGTGGGGTCACACAGAGAGGATAGGTGGGCTTTGAAATGAGGTCTAAGTTAAAATCCTCATTCAGTTggtcattcattaaatatttaatgagtgcttATTGCAGGTTTTATAGTGGAGTTGAGATTGTGCTTGTTCCCAGCAGTCTTTGGTCTTGGGCAACAGTGTACTTTACTGAATCTCAGTTTCATCATTTAAATGGGGGTAAAAATACCAATCTTGTATGATTGTGGTGGGAATGAAATAAGTATTTATAAATGGCAGCTAGCTAgtttattattacataattttcTATTCTAACCCAATGGTTAGTTGCCTAAGATGAACTGCTTGTCTTAAAATATTCCATCTTTGATATTCAGTCCAGCAGATGTTTGTTGAGCACCTGTTACATAAAAGGCATCATGCCAGCCCAGGAGAATATTATTACCAGCAAGGCACATTTGCAGTCCCTGAGAAGTGGAGACGTCAGAGCCCCAGCCAGCTAGGCAGTATCTGCCGGTCAGTGCTGCTGTCAAGGTATAAACCAAGTGCTGAGATAGCACCAAGGAGGTGGCTGTTGCTTctgcctggaggaggtggtgaAGGCCATGTGTGCTGGTTGTCCAAGGATGAGAGACTGTGCATGTGGATGACAATGTAAGGAAAAGGGCATTCCAGCAGAGATGCTCCATCAGCAAAGGCAGGGAGGTGCAAGCCCAAGGGGATGCTCGAATGTGGTGGCAGTAGTGGGTCATTTGGGTGTGGTAATGCTGGAAAGAGTGAATGGGGCCGGGCTGTGAAGGCTTAGGGAGTTCTCAGCATTGTGGGCTCAGCCTATGATGTAGAAGGCTTACAGGAGTGCAGGGTGAGCCCCTGATTGTATGGCACAAGCTGTCCAGTAAAagtataatgccagctactcatgGAATTTGGAACTTTTCTAATAGCCacattgaaacagaaaaaagaaaacaggtgaaattgattttaataatagattttatttaacccagtatGTTCAGAATATTATTTCTACATGTAATCAGCATGAATAACTTTGAATGAGATATTTGTCACAGCTTATACCATAGCACAGCTGATTTTGGACCACAGCCATATTACAAGTGTTCAACACATGGCTGGTGGCTCCTGCCTTGGGCTGCACAGGGTTAGCAGGTCTGGGGTGACGGGAGTTGATGTGATCTTCGTTGTCCTAACCCTTCCCCTGAGAGCCTGAACCAGCCTTCTCCCAAACCTTTGAACAGACCCACCCAACAGCTGATTGGTAActcag
Encoded here:
- the LOC103796120 gene encoding uncharacterized protein LOC103796120, whose translation is MGMKAAVRLACCGGFQCSRLTGTEHSGSVQQMFVEHLLHKRHHASPGEYYYQQGTFAVPEKWRRQSPSQLGSICRSVLLSRRFQP